One Sphaeramia orbicularis chromosome 21, fSphaOr1.1, whole genome shotgun sequence DNA window includes the following coding sequences:
- the nup62l gene encoding nuclear pore glycoprotein p62 produces the protein MNSGFNFGQASGGFTFGQKTTTAAPTAGFGLASSTPAAAGGGFTFGTSTQASTNPTGTFSFGTPAKSTAAAGGFSFGTPAPSFGLGSTQTTTAAGLTLGSTAAPAATGGFTLGGGLSAQTTAAAPAGGGFTFGTPTQAPAQPQPAAAAPAPAPVPVAAAPATTTASGGLNFGGFSFGGTKVQVTTAAASTAATGGGFSFGTGAPATLTLGTQPTATAAAATTQGGGFALGIKPSSTPAPPAMTQAAPPAAPTLFSAPASTATSTATATGFALGVAPTAAATTAAPASAAPGGGLSFMLKPLGAATTTSTPAAAVAAAAVAAAAAAAPAASTAAATTGTATGFTLGLKPASGTSTTTTTTATTITTAAAPPVMTYAQLEGLINKWSLELEDQERHFLQQATQVNAWDRLLVENGEKITALHKEMEKVKLDQRRLNQELDFILSQQKELEDLLCPLEESVKEQSGTIYMQNADEERERTYKLAENVDAQLKRMSQDLKEIIEHLNTSSGPADTSDPLQQICKILNAHMDSLQWIDQNSVLLQRRVEEVSKLCDNQRKEQEKTFRLTFD, from the exons ATGAATAGCGGCTTTAACTTTGGACAAGCCTCTGGGGGCTTCACCTTTGGGCAGAAGACCACGACTGCAGCCCCTACCGCGGGCTTTGGACTGGCAAGCTCCACACCGGCAGCGGCTGGAGGAGGCTTCACCTTCGGAACTTCAACCCAGGCCAGCACCAACCCCACCGGCACTTTCAGCTTTGGGACACCGGCAAAGAGCACAGCAGCCGCGGGGGGCTTCTCATTTGGGACCCCCGCCCCCTCATTTGGTCTGGGTTCCACTCAGACCACCACAGCAGCAGGGCTGACATTAGGCTCCACAGCAGCGCCGGCTGCGACAGGAGGATTCACTCTTGGAGGCGGATTATCCGCACAGACCACCGCTGCCGCACCTGCTGGAGGGGGCTTCACCTTTGGGACCCCCACCCAAGCCCCAGCTCAGCCCCAGCCTGCAGCAGCTGCCCCTGCACCTGCACCCGTACCTGTGGCTGCAGCACCAGCAACAACCACGGCATCGGGTGGCCTAAATTTTGGAGGGTTTAGCTTTGGAGGTACCAAGGTGCAGGTGACCACAGCTGCAGCCTCCACAGCTGCCACAGGTGGAGGATTCTCATTTGGCACTGGTGCTCCTGCGACCCTCACCTTAGGCACTCAACCAACTGCAACTGCTGCAGCCGCAACCACCCAGGGAGGAGGATTTGCCTTGGGGATCAAACCCTCATCCACCCCAGCTCCTCCAGCTATGACCCAGGCCGCCCCACCTGCAGCCCCCACACTCTTTTCGGCACCTGCATCTACTGCCACATCCACTGCAACAGCCACCGGATTTGCTTTGGGTGTTGCTCCAACCGCAGCTGCAACCACTGCAGCACCAGCCTCTGCAGCACCAGGTGGAGGTCTGTCCTTCATGCTCAAACCTCTGGGGGCAGCTACGACCACCTCGACCCCTGCTGCCGCTGTTGCAGCCGCTGCTGTTGCtgccgccgctgctgctgctcctgcagCCTCCACTGCAGCTGCCACAACTGGTACAGCTACAGGCTTTACGCTAGGACTCAAACCTGCATCTGGCACAAGCACCACAACAACAACTACTGCCACCACAATCACTACAGCTGCTGCCCCTCCTGTAATGACCTATGCTCAGCTAGAGGGTCTCATAAATAAGTGGAGTCTTGAACTTGAGGACCAAGAGAGACATTTCTTACAGCAGGCCACTCAGGTCAATGCTTGGGACCGCCTGCTGGTGGAGAATGGTGAGAAGATCACAGCCCTGCACAAGGAGATGGAAAAAGTCAAGTTGGACCAAAGGCGGCTAAACCAGGAGCTGGACTTCATCCTCTCCCAACAGAAGGAGCTTGAGGACTTGCTGTGCCCACTTGAAGAATCTGTGAAAGAGCAGAGCGGAACCATCTACATGCAGAATGCAGATGAGGAACGTGAACGAACCTACAAGCTGGCAGAGAATGTGGATGCGCAGCTGAAGAGGATGTCGCAGGATCTGAAGGAGATCATTGAGCATCTGAACACATCCAGCGGCCCAGCAGATACAAGTGACCCG CTTCAGCAGATTTGCAAAATCCTCAATGCACACATGGATTCACTTCAGTGGATTGACCAGAATTCAGTTCTTCTCCAGAGGAGAGTGGAGGAGGTGTCCAAACTATGTGACAACCAACGCAAGGAGCAGGAGAAAACCTTTCGCTTGACATTTGACTGA